Proteins from one Calditrichota bacterium genomic window:
- a CDS encoding winged helix-turn-helix transcriptional regulator, with translation MLNTLITSRTRIRILLKFFLNPKTKGYLRQLANEFGESTNSIRVELNKLTEAQILSSKSEGRNKIYNANITHPLFEEIRSIVLKSTGIDKVISNIINKLGKIDLAFIRGDYAVGKDSGLIDLILIGRSLNTKELERVQKKTEKLISRKINVLVLNPEEYDKLKQNFENEPVLTLFDKNE, from the coding sequence ATGTTAAATACACTCATAACTTCTCGTACACGCATCCGGATTTTACTTAAGTTTTTTCTTAATCCCAAAACTAAGGGTTATCTGCGTCAGCTTGCAAACGAGTTTGGCGAGTCGACCAACAGCATTCGCGTAGAGCTTAATAAATTGACAGAAGCACAAATCCTCAGCTCTAAAAGCGAAGGCCGAAATAAAATTTATAACGCCAATATAACTCATCCGCTATTTGAAGAAATCCGCAGTATTGTACTTAAATCTACCGGAATTGATAAAGTTATCAGCAATATTATTAACAAGCTTGGGAAGATTGATCTGGCTTTTATCCGTGGGGATTATGCTGTTGGCAAAGACAGTGGTTTAATAGATTTGATCTTGATTGGACGAAGTCTGAATACGAAAGAGTTAGAGCGGGTGCAGAAAAAAACGGAAAAGCTGATCAGCAGAAAAATTAATGTTTTAGTATTGAACCCGGAAGAATATGACAAGCTTAAACAAAACTTTGAAAATGAACCGGTATTAACTCTTTTTGATAAAAATGAATAA